Proteins co-encoded in one Pseudomonas fluorescens genomic window:
- a CDS encoding FixH family protein, with amino-acid sequence MPAANAASPWYKHLWPWIIIGILACSVTLTLSMVTIAVNNPDNLVNDNYYEAGKGINRSLDRELLAQTLKMRAAVHLDDVTGEVDLRLSGDSQPKTLELNLISPTQPDKDRKIVLARSETETGRYIGQLSDKIEGRRFVELLGTQDDHVWRMFEEELVSHDKDLLLGDEPLQGAEDLKK; translated from the coding sequence ATGCCCGCAGCAAACGCCGCAAGCCCCTGGTACAAGCATCTCTGGCCGTGGATCATCATCGGGATTCTGGCCTGCTCGGTGACCCTGACCCTGTCCATGGTGACCATCGCGGTGAACAACCCGGACAACCTGGTCAACGACAACTACTACGAGGCCGGCAAGGGCATCAACCGTTCGCTGGACCGTGAACTGCTGGCGCAGACCCTGAAGATGCGCGCTGCCGTGCACCTGGATGACGTCACCGGCGAAGTCGACCTGCGCCTGAGCGGCGACAGCCAGCCGAAAACCCTGGAACTGAACCTGATCTCGCCGACCCAGCCGGACAAGGATCGCAAGATCGTCCTGGCTCGCAGCGAGACTGAAACCGGTCGGTACATCGGCCAGTTGAGCGACAAGATCGAAGGCCGACGTTTTGTTGAGTTGCTGGGTACTCAGGACGATCACGTGTGGCGGATGTTCGAGGAAGAGCTGGTCAGTCATGACAAGGATTTGTTATTGGGCGACGAGCCGCTGCAGGGTGCTGAAGACCTGAAGAAGTAA
- the ccoG gene encoding cytochrome c oxidase accessory protein CcoG produces the protein MSNQIPVHDVTPPSKNANNSVDLYASREKIYTRAFTGLFRNLRMMGGTALFLLYFGTVWLNWGGHQAVWWNLPERKFFIFGATFWPQDFILLSGLLIIAAFGLFFITVYAGRVWCGYTCPQSVWTWIFMWCEKVTEGDRNQRIKLDKAPMSANKFLRKFAKHAMWLLIGFVTGMTFVGYFSPIRELVFDFFTGQADGWSYFWVGFFTLATYGNAGWLREQVCIYMCPYARFQSVMFDKDTLIVSYDPRRGESRGPRKKGVDYKAQGLGDCIDCTMCVQVCPTGIDIRDGLQIECIGCAACIDACDSIMDKMDYPRGLISYTTEHNLSGQKTHKLRPRLIGYAVVLLAMISLLVTAFFMRSLVGFDVSKDRVLYRENAEGRIENVYSLKIMNKDQRDHTYVLEAAGLPDLRLQGKREIKVPAGEIFSMPVELSSAPEQLPSSTNEVKFILKDADDDSVHVEAKSRFIGPQNR, from the coding sequence ATGAGCAACCAGATTCCGGTACACGACGTCACGCCACCCAGCAAGAACGCGAACAACAGCGTCGACCTTTACGCCTCTCGAGAAAAAATCTACACCCGTGCTTTCACCGGCCTGTTCCGCAATCTGCGGATGATGGGTGGAACGGCGCTGTTCCTGTTGTACTTCGGTACGGTGTGGTTGAACTGGGGCGGCCACCAGGCCGTGTGGTGGAACCTGCCGGAGCGCAAGTTCTTCATCTTCGGCGCCACGTTCTGGCCGCAGGATTTCATTCTGCTTTCGGGCCTGCTGATCATTGCCGCGTTCGGCCTGTTCTTCATCACGGTGTACGCCGGCCGGGTCTGGTGCGGCTATACCTGTCCGCAAAGCGTGTGGACATGGATTTTCATGTGGTGCGAAAAGGTCACCGAAGGCGACCGCAACCAGCGCATCAAGCTCGACAAGGCACCCATGAGTGCCAACAAGTTCCTGCGCAAGTTCGCCAAGCACGCCATGTGGCTGCTGATCGGTTTCGTCACCGGCATGACCTTCGTCGGCTATTTCTCGCCGATCCGCGAACTGGTGTTCGACTTCTTCACAGGGCAAGCCGATGGCTGGTCGTATTTCTGGGTCGGCTTCTTCACCCTCGCCACCTACGGCAACGCCGGCTGGCTGCGTGAGCAGGTGTGCATCTACATGTGCCCGTATGCGCGCTTCCAGAGCGTGATGTTCGACAAGGACACCCTGATCGTCTCCTACGACCCGCGTCGCGGCGAAAGCCGTGGCCCGCGCAAGAAAGGCGTCGACTACAAGGCCCAGGGCCTGGGCGATTGCATCGATTGCACCATGTGCGTCCAGGTCTGCCCGACCGGCATCGACATCCGCGACGGCCTGCAGATCGAGTGCATTGGCTGCGCCGCGTGCATCGATGCCTGCGACAGCATCATGGACAAGATGGACTACCCGCGCGGGCTGATCAGCTACACCACCGAACACAACCTGTCCGGGCAGAAAACCCATAAACTGCGTCCGCGCCTGATCGGTTATGCCGTGGTGCTGCTGGCGATGATCAGCTTGCTGGTGACAGCATTCTTCATGCGTTCGCTGGTCGGTTTCGACGTCAGCAAGGACCGCGTGCTGTACCGCGAAAACGCCGAAGGCCGGATCGAAAACGTCTATAGCCTGAAGATCATGAACAAGGATCAGCGCGACCACACGTATGTGCTGGAAGCCGCCGGATTGCCGGATCTGCGCCTGCAAGGCAAGCGCGAGATCAAAGTGCCGGCCGGGGAAATCTTCAGCATGCCGGTCGAACTGTCGAGCGCGCCCGAACAACTGCCGTCGAGCACCAACGAGGTGAAATTCATCCTCAAGGATGCCGATGACGACAGCGTCCACGTAGAAGCCAAGAGCCGGTTCATCGGCCCACAGAATCGTTGA